A stretch of the Lolium perenne isolate Kyuss_39 chromosome 3, Kyuss_2.0, whole genome shotgun sequence genome encodes the following:
- the LOC127343992 gene encoding cysteine-rich receptor-like protein kinase 6 produces the protein MEIAVKRLSANSAQGFNELKNELVVANRLKHKNLVQLLGVCLQEKLLGRCMCVAHPEMAWQLDWMKRRKIISGIARGLLYLHEEFRLKIIHRDLKPSNVLLDLDMSPKISDFGLSRAFGGDQSIDITRRPVGTLGYMSPEYAYCGQVSAKSDMYSFGVIVLEIMTGRRNNRSLEDAASRSLLSNVWEKWSAGSIEEVMDPSLDGRYPESESVIYVQIGLLCVQENPSARPDASEVVLMLDTHSSSAAMRTPSRPAFCFSQPGVTLAEGSLTSNYPSIRGGPL, from the exons ATGGAAATAGCCGTGAAAAGGCTCTCAGCGAACTCGGCTCAAGGTTTCAACGAGTTGAAAAATGAGCTAGTGGTAGCTAACAGACTCAAGCACAAGAATCTGGTGCAGCTTCTCGGCGTCTGCTTGCAAGAGAAACTGctgggt CGGTGCATGTGTGTAGCACATCCTGAGATGGCATGGCAGCTGGACTGGATGAAGAGAAGGAAGATCATCTCCGGGATCGCTCGAGGTCTGCTGTATCTCCATGAGGAGTTTCGTCTAAAAATCATACACCGAGACCTGAAGCCAAGCAATGTTTTACTGGACCTTGATATGAGCCCCAAGATCTCGGACTTTGGTCTGTCTAGGGCTTTCGGCGGAGATCAATCGATCGATATAACACGACGGCCTGTTGGTACGCT TGGATACATGTCCCCTGAGTACGCGTACTGTGGGCAAGTCTCTGCTAAGTCAGACATGTACAGCTTCGGCGTCATAGTCCTAGAGATCATGACTGGGAGGCGGAACAACAGGTCACTCGAAGACGCGGCCTCTAGATCTCTGCTCAGTAAC GTATGGGAGAAGTGGAGCGCAGGCTCGATCGAGGAGGTGATGGATCCTTCGCTGGACGGACGTTACCCGGAGAGCGAGTCGGTCATCTATGTGCAGATCGGACTGCTGTGCGTCCAGGAGAACCCGAGCGCTAGGCCGGACGCGTCGGAGGTTGTTCTCATGCTCGACACCCACTCCTCGTCTGCGGCAATGCGGACTCCGTCCAGGCCAGCCTTCTGCTTCAGTCAGCCTGGTGTTACCTTGGCTGAAGGGAGCCTGACGTCCAATTATCCGAGCATCCGGG GAGGACCACTGTGA